The genomic window AGAGCAGCTGTGAAAACGGGTTCATTGTAACGAAGAGATTGTGTGCTAGAGCTGTGATTTCCTTGAAAATGGGGAAAATTGAGTGGGCAATGTGGGCTAACGAACAAGCCCTGGCGTCAGGACTCAGTAAGTAAAAATTGAAACTTTCATACTGTACACCAAACTTTTCTCAAAGTAATTGCAATAGATGTGTTCCAGTTccatgtaaatatttaatgtttccTCATTTCAAAGTCAGTCGTGTGAAAGTCAGCCAGGTTCTCTGTTTCTTAATTAttaagtctttaaaaaaaatcaaagagtaGCCTAAaataaagtatatatatatatatatatatatatatattagttgGCTAAATGAAGAGATGCAGATGTGTCGGCCGTCTATGTAAACTTTACGTGTTATAAAGCTGTAAATACTAAATGTGAGAAGACTGTTTCAGTCTTTGGCGGACTTACTTTCAAAAGTTCGTAAAGTTCTGTCTCAATCAGCATAAGAGGAACTGTGATTGTGAgaaatttattttttgtcctaCTTCCCTGTTTCAGTTTACCTCACTGGCGGCATTGTGGGGGTTGCTGGTCAGTTCATGGGGTGGCAGTTTGCCGCTTTTGGAATGTATCCTTTCAGTGACATGTATCGTGGTACATTTATACATGACTGAACTTGCGAAATTTATAACATGAGGCGGATCGGAACGTTCTGCTCAATGCAAAGTTGACGTCTTCATCGAATGTTCATAGATAACTATTGGTCCTCAAGTAACTCAACTGACAATTCAGTTTCATGTCATACTACTTGTctttattggtttttttttatttttcactagATTGACTTTATGACAATCTTTCACAACAGCTTATTTTTAATGGCAAAGTCAATTAGACACCTCATCAGCTGTTATCTCGTGGAACTGTGtaaacatcttttaaaatgtaGGAGTATTTCTAGTATGTTGTGTATCTTTAACACAACCATGCAGAGCTGCAGGGGTATTCGTTTGTCTTCTTGAGTACCCACGGAGTAAGAGGAGTAAAGGCACTAGCGTTGAGAGAACGTGAGTcctatttcttttctttgtcaatTTCACTGCAAAAGTGTATTGATCTTTTTAGATTATGTCAAGTTACAAGAAGCATGAGGATGtgatttagacattttttgAGAAGAGTTTCCTTTTTGTGTTAGAGCACGCTTGCATGTTAACAAGACCTGAAAGACAAGCATTTAATGAGGTAGTGTgtaaatatgagagaaaaaaaaggggaggggagcATGGAAATGAatgttgatctttttttttcagtggtcagtACTGCTTCACAGTTTGTGTAAAGGCCTTCGGGCCCTTGACGCGAAACTACTATGTGAGAGCATTCCTGCATGCTGCGTAAGTAAACTGACTGTTGTCACTGCACTGCACAGACTGACTGCATTCTTTTCTCCTAATTTATAAAGCCTATTGTCCTCAGAAAATGACTGGTATAAATGCTGGTTCATTCACTGAATACTGAAGCTGatcttcctctgtttctacCACTTAATCTCATCTAGTTTACTCTAGGGTGGATATATTGAAGACCATACTAATCTAtgacttgggttttttttgtgtatttgtgtgtgtgtgtgtgtgtgtgcgcgcgtgcatgcatgcgtgcgcgtgtgtatgtgtgtatttgggtgtatgtgtgatttgttACCCACAGGCTCTGTGTCCCAGGTGGCTTTATGCTCGCCACAGTCTTGGGCTGTGTATGCCTTGGCATAGCAAGTCTCATCTACCTATCAGTAAGTGATCATCTTCTTCCTGGTCTGTGTTtcattagaactgttggaggaaaAGAGTGATGGTATTTTTATGTGAGTAATGTCGCGTTGGGTAATGTAGCATGACCATTATTGTACTagcaaaacacaataaaaagcCATTGTTGtctctcagtttttctttttctaaactTGTTTGTCATGCTAAAGGAGGCCTTGTTAGGTAGCTGACTCAGCCATTGTCTGACAGTGAGTGGAAGAAATGAATATCACTGAAGAGTTACATAACTGCAATCACATGTGTTGTCTATTCAGTCTCAAATATCTTTAATTCTTTTAAAGTCATCAGTGTCACAAACTAAACGAGATTCTGCTTTGTCATTGCCTTTCCCTCTGATTTTTCCCCTTATCTGCTAGCCTTATTTGGAAATCTTGTTTGGTTGCAACAtggttgctgttttgttttgttttttttttgcatgcaggATTTCGATCTTTGTGACAGCCAGATTGATTCGTTTATATAGTTTCTTATTATACACTCTTATAAATGTTTTACTTGTACACAGGCAGCCATTCATGGGGAGCACTGGGAACCCATCCTACCCAAGAAAGAGCCTGCCAAACGTATAGGAGAGAGCATCAAGCAGCCACCTCAGAACCCTCCCCCGCGCCCACCGCCAGAGCTCCGCAGGAAACGAGCAGAAGACCTCGAATCGGCAGCATATGTCAACCCAATCGCAGTCACAGCCAACGAATACTAAAGCCACTGCCTCTTCTCCTAAAACTCTGGTCCTGACTCAAAATCTAACGGGATGGCTTCTTAGTAAAGGGGAAAGCAGAGCTTCATTATTATTTGATTGCAGCGTATGCTAAATCTGTGTTACACTCCACAAGACTTAAAAATAGGGTTAAAAAGATTGCTGCTGATATTGGTGATATACTACCATAAGTTACTGTTTGTGCTGCTGGTGAAGTTTATGCTTTGTGAGCCAGTAGATGAAACTATTACTTTGATTACAAAAGCCATCCTTCTTCCGCCTCCGTAATAACCCATTACAATAACTCTGAATCTGAAGAGAGATTTTCAGCATCTCAGATTGTTTTATCTTCTGCATATTTCATGTATTACTCTTTAATATTACTGTAACTGTAAATGAAGTAGAGGTACAAAAATTAGCGCTCTCATAGACATGCATTATTGTCTTCATCTAAGTCAAACCTCCTCACATGACTCCTTAATGATGACAATTGTATTTAATGACACAAATGGTTTACCAACTCAAAGATTTTTACCTCCATATCAAGACCAAAGGATATGATGCATTTGTGGTATGTGTTTTAAGTTATGTTGGGACTGCTACTTCCAGTTAGAGTCAACCAGTAAGAGTCATATCATACTCTGAAGGAACATATGTTGAAATAAtatgttaacttttttttttttaattagaaaggTAAAAGAGGTTATGAAAGAGAATCCTGAATTCTGCTTTTAGTTAGGAACATATTTGGATCTtaccattgttttgtttgttcatttgtgtatgTACCTCAAGatactgtaaatgttttatactgtaaaaGAATAAACTCAGGTGATGTGCACCAGTATCATGTGCTGCCCCCTTCCATGCACATACATGTTGCTCTGCCCTTCTACATCTTGATGATTCATGTTTCTTTAATGCCTTTATGTGTTGGAAAATGTTTAAGGGTATCAAACCTATCTTGGATCTCATGTTTTTCAACATCTCACCCTTCCCCCATGAATTCAgaaaacatgagagaaagaataacAGTCCAACCCTAGTCATAGGAAACTGTACCTAAAAGTTGTATTGTTGACTCCTCGGGCAGGTATCTCTATCAAGCATTATCCTGCTGGATTAAAGCAGCTCCTTATTAAGCAAGGTTGCATATGACAAAGGTGTAATTattttgaaagataaaaaaaagctaACTAATTAAGAAAGAATACAGACATCAAATTAAGAATAGcttgatattaatattaaattatcTCAATTATTCGTCAAATTTGTGAATATCATATCAGTTGATGAACTGCTAGAGTATCTTCtgttaatttgttgttttatttacttctGCATTTGAGAGGAAACCCCCTACACAGAAACTTCTAAATTTCTTCATCCATTTGCCATAATCAGAGTTCCCTTTTCTGTGCCCTCCTACTCTCTGTCCTCTAAGACATACAAATGTGTATACTGCAGCTgtatagaacttttttttttttctttttttttaaacagagtttGGGCACTACAAAGCAGGTGTGTCGATTGGTATGTTACTAATCTAGGAGTGTCCTGAAACTAATGGCTCTGTTTAAAATCCTCTAAACTCTCCAGTAATTCAGCTGAATAACAAGGAAGTTATCCTTGGTTAAATCTTATCTTAGGTAGGAATGCCAACTTGTCGTGAACTGTAAGTGGTTTCATCACAAGTGACCTTTACTGAAAATGTGCTATCAATGGATGAAATAGAGTAGGCTACTTCCTGGAACACCTGATGTTTAGCAACATTCCATTTCTGAATGAGAAGGAAGAACAGGCACTTCCTACGCTGCAGTTTTCTTTCGAGATTTATTATAGCCTGACAACAGTTAAGAGCAGTGGCGCGTGGTGAGCCGGAAACAggggaggaacaaacctcccttTTAAATCTATCACtgatttcaacctgttcccgttaatcAGCATTGATTagcaataaaactaacgattcgcAGGATACTTAACACTAATCGCGTAAATAGACTAAATGATTATccatgtcattttgtgatagggTTAGGCATACTgtttttttgcaaactagttgaggCCTGAGTGCTAAACTTCACTGTGTATCGTACTCAACGTTGatgcattatacagataaaagatcctgtttttctaacctaaaagtttattctcCGAGGTTGAGATCGATTTCAGTAACTTCCgttttttaaaattgaaattcataacacatcaaacaacaatgtaaaacacactgagggaCTGATTTTCTAATACGTATTCAGATAACTGTcatccttgttaaacaatttcatgCCTTAGCtttcgctatagcacacaagcttcagacaatccacGGTGTTTCGAGAACATTAAAACggcagaatcttgcaaatcagaGGCGCGCATTTAACATTAATATTCCCTGACGTCGGGCAGAGAGCGAAAAGTACAAGTATCCACTATTACAAGAACGTGTGGGTataacaaatgcaacacagttcagtaaagagaaatgaTACTGTCACGAAATGACATTGGTGTCACTTATTCTGCTAATCGTTAGTTTaattgttaatcaaggcggaTTAGCGGGAACAGTTTAAAACTAACGATAGATGAAAAGGGGatgtttgttcctcctctgtttccaggtcACCAACCACAACTGGTTAAGAGAGCGAGTCAGTAATTCAGTAGGTGTAATATGGCTAtaaatgttcttttcctctAAACTGGATGACTGAGCGTGAGTCTCATGAACAAGATatgtttaaaagtgaaaaatgtgaCTGTTGATTTCTTTTGGCATGAATAAAGGCGTTGTATATGGGCAAAATGCCTTGATAAACTGGTTTTGgttagtaaaacacagcagGTGTCATAGTTTGTGAGCTACTTTGAAAGTTAGCAGAAATGTACGGGGTTTACTGAAGGAGACGAGAAATGATCATACCCCCCCGGCAATTTAAATGTGATAGTACTTATACCCGTGATAGGCTGACCCGTGTGTCGTTGTAAGAGGAAAACCAATTTACCTTATCACACCCAACAGGATGTCACTTCATGGTGCTGGTGAAACTTCACTGCCCCCTCGTGTCAATTTACAATACTTAGCAATGTATTCAGGACAATACCGCTGAAGCTTGCGATACAACTATCCTGTTTGTGCAAAGATGAAATacgtaaaataaaatgtttcaagTTGCAAAAGCATACTAAACTAAACCTACTGAGActaaaataaactgaacatCTAAATTACACACAGTCTTCACCAAAGAACTTCTGTGCTTTGCAAACAACATATCAGGAGTGTATAGCTTCGCAAGGACTCCCCAAAGTGTGTTCCGTCTTTATGTTTGGGCGTTATGGCATATCACAATTACTGAAGAGGAAACGACACATAATTATTATCTTTTCACCAGGGggatattccagaaagcgggtttagtgataACTCCGAGTAGTTAACTCAgtacaagtagtaaacctcctaatagaagagcctcgTGGCATTGTTTTGCTGAGAGAATGacgccatagggctcttctattaggaggtttactacttgttcagAGTGAACtagctctgagttttcactaaagctGCTCTCTGGGggatattccagaaagcaggtttattGATAACTCCacgttagttaactcagagtaagtagcaaacctcctaataaaagagccctatggcttcacacacacacacacacgtgtgtgtgtctgtgaacaaaGTGTAAgcatttacagtttaaattgctttttgttttgtgtaggGCTAAAATGAATtactttcatcttcattttttttttttttttttttacagaaatttGCTTTCATGGCTTTGGAATTTGGCCATCAAAATTCTGATTTAACACATATACGTGAGTACACGTGTCTCTATGGGtttctgggagaaaaaaacGATGCAGGTTTCCACGATAAAGTAAAATATTCTCAGAAATAAAATCCCAGAGGTTTTGGCTACAGGGTTTCAAAAGTGGGCAATaccaaaataaatgaacatcTGTCTCTGGGTATTTACTACAAAATGTatagtttatgtttttttttttattgttttagcTGAGTTGCTTTATTAATAAGATTAAATAACATGTCTTTCACTTAATTAGCAATGAGATATCTATAAGGAAAAAATCAGGCCTTCCTCCATACAACAACACCCTCACTATTCCAATGAGAAATCACACTGTTCAGAACAGAGCTCTTATAGATTCGTGAGTGCTCCTCAGTTGAGTGTTCACTGATCTTAAATATGAATAACGTTTGAAAAGTAATAGTAAAAGTAATATGGTGTTGTGGTCTTTACTGTACAATGGTAggatatttattattattattattattattattattattaataataatattattattattattactcatCTGCAGTTCACATCTGAGGGCTTTTTTAAGCGTCTGTGGTGGCGGTGGGTGGGGGCGCGTTGTTGCGAATGGTTTGAAACACGGTGGGGATAACGTAGCCTGctccaaaaaaaagtctgaggaCGGCCATACCACATGCGAACCTTCTGACAGCCCCTATAATATGTATTTTAACAAATACATATACTTGTCCTAAAACGGCCGCGGTACACCTTAGTGTCATTTCCGGAAAAGGTAAAAGTACTTCCGCTTAAATATCCAATGAGAaatgttgtggtggtggtggaagttgtcgttgctgtttgttttcagtttggatTTTATATGACTAAGGTCCGTTACGACCCAGGTGTTTGATAGGTTTGCATGTGAAAATGTCGAGCCGTGCGCTGCGAAGACTAAAGGGAAAACAACGTGGGCAGGAGGAATTAAACATTGGAGATCTGAAACTCAGCAATGATCATGGACATGCTGAGGAACCTGAAGAGGAGGCCGAGGTCCAAGACGAAGCTGTTTTACAACCAGTTAAGAAGAGCAACCgcaaaacaaagaagaaaaaatctcaGACGAACATTAGTAATATTTATGAACTGGTAAGTCTGGTGGACACTTTAGTTCATGTAATTTTGTCCCGGGGCTTTAATCAAGGGAACAACCACAGGATCAGAATGATACCAGTCTGTCATATGTAACAGCctgttagctagctaacatgAGCTTACCAAAATAAGTTCAAGTCGCTGAACTTTTATCAACTTAAGTTGCTAGCCTGATGAAGACCGGCTCTGCGCTGTGCATTAAGCGTAATCTTGCTTGCAGTTGATAACTCGAACCGACAGTTatgaaaatgaatcatttccTACTCTTGAGTCCTACTGTGGATTGACAGATCGGTGAAGCAGACAGCGATGCCGAGAAGCCTGCAGCTGAGGAGGAGATTGCTGTGCTACCAGAAGACTTTGACGGTCATGATGGGAAGAATGGAAACCTCGAATCTCAAAAACAAGTTCCCCAACAAGAGGCTGGAGTTGGAAAAGTATGTCTTCATTGTAATCATTGCTGTTCATACTTTAATGTGGTTAATATTGTGCGCCAAACGTAAAGAAAAAACTGCACAACACCAAGTGACCCGTGGTTAATCTTTAAGTATTACAAGTATATGGGGCTTGTATTTTAATCATTTGCAGTGACGTATAAATTGAGAACTGATATACTAGATGAGGTGATATACTAAGGGTGTACTCTTCTTAAACGTTTTACATAATTCTGTTTGTTGCCTTTGCCAGGATTGTAGTGAGAAAGTGAATAACAAgcggaagaagaagaaaaagaagaaaaaggccTCTGGTGGAGAGGCACCAGTATGTAAAATATCATGAAACACAACAATCATTATCAAATGATTTATGTTGGATATCTAAAATGTAGATGTCCTTTATGTGTAACGCACAGGAGGAGGATGCAGGTGATGACATCGACGCTCTGTTGGAGTCCATTGAGAAAACCAACGGTCTGTCTCACCAGAGTGAGGACTTGGGGAACTCAGATAACAGGCCTGTGTTGTATGTGGAGCACCGGTGAGTGAGCCTTCATTCACTACCCAGACCTCAACAATATTAGGCTAAACACAGAGATGACCCAAGCAGACCCACAGAATAATAATGTTGTCTTGAAAGACTAAATAATGCATAGTTTTGCTACATCATATCTTTTGAAGGACACTGATGCAATTCAGGTGATGAGAACTTTCTCAGACTGTCGGGTGCTCGTTCTGTTGTCTCACACTGTTACatttgctgatttgcatttctAGGAATCTGAATCCTGAGACGGAATTGAAGAGGTATTTTGGAGCTCGAGCAGTCCTGGGAGATCAAAGGttagatcatcatcatcatcatcatcatcatcgtgtGATCTGTTGAAATTTGTCTGTTATATGTGGAATATACGCTGAAAATATCCTCCTTGCGGGTGGACGTGTTTGTCTTATTCAGGCCCAGACAAAGACAGCGTCAGTTTCACCGCAGCACATGGATGACTGTTCCCAAAGATACATGGCCACGCTTTAGTCGACCAGGTACATCTTGATTTCACATCAGTATCAGGAAGTTGAATGAGTTTAGTATATTCTCCAGTTAATAAGCTGTGCATTCTGCTCAGCTCACGCTAAGTACCAGGATTGCGCTGAAAtcagtacagtacagaaatGGCCCAAAGTGAGAACCAAAAGTAGCACAGTCTAGCCTCACTGGCGCCTGGTTATTGTGTAACAtgcttccatttttttttttttttccaacagaatTTTTCAGTCCTATATTTTTGTAAACAGTTTTTTCGCAAAATCTGGTTTGATGCTGAGAAATCACATCTGTCCCCAAAGGATTTCTCAGTGCCACTTTCAACTGGATGTGATATTCAGACAAGAGCTCTGTCATTGACGTTATTTATGATTTACAGAACTATGTGTGTAATCTTTCATTCCTCAAGAGCCTCTGGTTCAAAGCTGTCTTTGATTAGGGGTTTATGATATGTTATTAAAAGCTGctctctcaccacacactgtaaataaaaagtGGTATAACCCTGAGCCTGGTTAACAGAGTCAAAGGCTCCATTGATGTTGGGCTTTTTGTGTAAGACAGTCTGTGTTGATGACCCTGATTCAGGGGACAGAGCTAAAACAGTCAATATGACACAATGGCCTCATTTCCTTTTAAGACACCTTAAAAAATGCTCTAAACCATTTATTGGAATAAGTGTTTCAGATATTTTTGTCCTTTAGACTTTTGCTCATTGGCACTACTACACTAATTCCACAATACACCTGTTTGCCCTCTGTcccctgtcttttttctctttttccacacCACTCATGCTTCCCCTTCTCACTCCCTGCCTGGCCTGCTGCTGGATGTCTCAGGTGTCTCTATGAGTCTACTGGAGTCCAAAGACAGTCTTCAGTATTTTACCTTTGAGCACAATCGTGATTATCAGCAGGTCCAGTTCAAATTTTTGGATGCTGTGGAGTCCATGGATCCCAATAACATTGTGGTAGGCactctgtaaataaaaataatcaagaCTTCATCTCTCCCACAGTGCAGTGCAGGAGATGGAAAGGTTAACCCATATTTAACACTTCACATTGACATTGACTGAAACAAGTCTCTTAGAAATACACATATCAGTGGAGAGTTTCGACAAAAATTATTATGTGGAATGCCGCAAATGTGAGGGGAAAACTGACCATGATCATTATTTAAACTACTCGTTAAAAAatgcttgttaaaaaaaagtacagtcaTTGAGACGAAGATATTTTCCAGAGCCTTCTGGGGACATTTTGCACCGTATTTGGTAAAGCTTCTTTGTGACAAAAGCTAAAAGGTAgtgtacatactgtatatatgaaTAATTGAGTTTAGTTCAGTACAGCACTCTCTTTTTTCCGTAGGTGCTGCTGCAGCTGAATCCATATCACATAGACTCACTGCTACAGCTCTCAGATGTTTGCCGTATTCAAGAGGACCAGGAGATGGCCAGGGACCTGATTGGTGAGCAAGGCCTATTTTAGACCAGAACTTCCCTCTTAAAAACCTCTCATTATGTCTTTTGTTGCTaattttctgttcagttttagCTGTGGACCGGTGATAATGTGATTTGAGCGTTAAGCTCTGCAGATGTGTCACACGCACAGAGATATCCAGCGTTAGACTATACAAGACTTGTCTGGTGTGATACACTGCTTCTGTTATTATAGATATTATGGATATTATATTACCAATGTTTTTGCTCTACTTGGAAAACGGAGCACTGAACATAAAGGTTTTAAGAGCTTATGGGCAAAAACATAGAATAGAGCCGTGGGGCCTCACAGGATATCTTAAATTCCTCAATCAATTTGATTAAAGAGGAAATGCTTTTATTCAGCCTTAATGTGCTGTGAAGTGCAGCTGCAGAACTTGTTAAAGGCTCTTTAGTTGTCAGATGACCTTAGGTTTACGCACTAATGTTAGAAGAACCCTGAGTGAGTGAAGTCAGTCTATGTTTACGTTTTCATGACCGTTCACACTTGTAAAAGAAGGAACGGATGAATTTTGCTCTCTTTAGGGAATGGTCACTGCCCTGTCTTGGGATTTATGAAAGATAAAACTTATACCTAGAGTCTACTTTTTAGCTTATATTACATGTTATATTTTCTGTTAAGTTCACTGATAATTGATAGTATTATGTTATGCTGAGTTTTACCTTCAGAGCACTCTTCATTTTATATAAACTGGATACCATATAGATGATGGAGATGTCTAGGCCCTGTTTCCCAAAGCCTGTTTCATCAGCCCGTTCCTTAGATTTGTGTGCCAGCAAGTTGTGTTGATTTACTTTAGCTTTAAGAGCTGAACTAATCACAGAGACCATGCTGTAGTTCATGGGTCTCTATGTGTTGATAAAGATTTCTACAAAGGCACAGTATACCCCCTTTCTTTGAAACAATGTGCTGCTCTcatcatttctgtctgtgtgtgtgtgtgtgtgtgtgtgtgtgtgtgcgtgtgtgtgtgtatgtgtgtgcttgtatactCTAGAGAGGGCCCTGTATAGCTTCGAATGTGCATTCCACCCTGTCTTCAGCCTAACGTCAGGCATCTGCCGACTTGACTACTTGAGACCAGAGAACAGGTGATGCCATCTCCTCCTCACCGCACCCGTATTTCCTCTGTACTCTGTCCTTCTAGTAAGGAATAACCATCTCACTCTGTTTGTCCACCTCACGTCTCCTTCATAACCCTCTCTTTTTGAGAATGATCAATTTTAATGCTTAACTGAGTCTATGTCGTAGCCTTGGTAAACAGTAACAATGCACattctcactctgcctctctctcattgtctgtaGAGCTTTTTATTTGGCTCTCTACAAACATATGATGTTCTTAGAGAAGAGAGGCTGCCCTCGCACTGCTCTGGAGTACTGCAAACTCATCCTCAGGTACAGCAGCGAACAGTAGAATGactcagaaaagagaaaatcataGATAATGAGAGGATGGAT from Chanos chanos chromosome 2, fChaCha1.1, whole genome shotgun sequence includes these protein-coding regions:
- the cyba gene encoding cytochrome b-245 light chain, translating into MGKIEWAMWANEQALASGLIYLTGGIVGVAGQFMGWQFAAFGIAAGVFVCLLEYPRSKRSKGTSVERTGQYCFTVCVKAFGPLTRNYYVRAFLHAALCVPGGFMLATVLGCVCLGIASLIYLSAAIHGEHWEPILPKKEPAKRIGESIKQPPQNPPPRPPPELRRKRAEDLESAAYVNPIAVTANEY
- the tcf25 gene encoding ribosome quality control complex subunit TCF25; this encodes MSSRALRRLKGKQRGQEELNIGDLKLSNDHGHAEEPEEEAEVQDEAVLQPVKKSNRKTKKKKSQTNISNIYELIGEADSDAEKPAAEEEIAVLPEDFDGHDGKNGNLESQKQVPQQEAGVGKDCSEKVNNKRKKKKKKKKASGGEAPEEDAGDDIDALLESIEKTNGLSHQSEDLGNSDNRPVLYVEHRNLNPETELKRYFGARAVLGDQRPRQRQRQFHRSTWMTVPKDTWPRFSRPGVSMSLLESKDSLQYFTFEHNRDYQQVQFKFLDAVESMDPNNIVVLLQLNPYHIDSLLQLSDVCRIQEDQEMARDLIERALYSFECAFHPVFSLTSGICRLDYLRPENRAFYLALYKHMMFLEKRGCPRTALEYCKLILSLDPDNDPLCMLLMVDFLCLRCREYTCLIRLYEEWEVHRNLSQLPNFAFSVALSHYHLSQQEDSTAEESQRTKQKSDLLLQNALIMFPGVLMPLLDLCTVQPDTAVSSHAFFGPKCQLGQPPALTELVALYVGRCHSLWREAGVMLWLEGNVREVLRRVDSQDPLVEDSENKRKQRYQSAPRNIHRHVLLSEIKEATSTLPLEVTTQPVMGFDPLPPLDSVVSYTRPERQNAAASNESPLSLFFRSLLPNFNLQGGPRPEEDMGVARAGRELNQEVNRLMVAMRDMLANIQFQEPPREDNPDRDEEEWD